The Nitrosomonas cryotolerans ATCC 49181 genome includes a window with the following:
- a CDS encoding M16 family metallopeptidase: MQIIHIVSILFFSIYSQVIFASLPIQSWQTSSGARVYFVENRDLPMLDVSIEFSAGSSMDTPEKSGRANLTRHLLSLGAGGLSEDQIAKTLADVGAQLGSHFDRDRAGISLRTLSSEHESRRALDMLSRIIQFPEFPEAVVERERIRLIASLKEATTKPDYIADRELMKMLYGNHPYGLSSLGEINTLDKIQRNDLVEFYRSHYTAKNAVIAMIGDVSRIQATTIAEALTANLPIEGMRAALPAVKTPPAMVRKIAHPATQSHIQLAYPGLRRSDPDYFPLLVGNYILGGGGFVSRLMEEIRQMRGLAYSVYSFFSPFKEQGPFEIGLQTKKEQAEEALKLTQHVLANFVAKGPTEKELVAAKQNLIGGFPLRIDSNKKILSYLSMIGFYNLPLTYLDDYVVAVENVTAEQIRKAFQQRIKPEGMVTVIVGAME, from the coding sequence ATGCAGATAATACATATTGTATCAATTTTATTTTTTAGTATTTATTCTCAAGTAATATTTGCTTCATTGCCGATTCAGTCTTGGCAGACATCTTCCGGTGCGCGCGTTTATTTTGTCGAGAATCGTGATTTACCGATGCTTGATGTCAGTATTGAATTTAGCGCTGGTAGTAGTATGGATACACCGGAGAAATCAGGCCGGGCTAATTTAACCCGGCATTTGCTGAGTCTTGGCGCTGGTGGCTTGTCTGAAGATCAAATTGCAAAAACACTGGCCGATGTCGGGGCGCAATTGGGTAGTCACTTTGATCGTGATCGTGCGGGTATATCGCTACGCACTTTAAGTAGTGAACATGAAAGTAGGCGGGCCCTGGATATGCTATCTCGAATTATCCAGTTTCCTGAATTTCCTGAGGCAGTCGTTGAGCGTGAGCGGATCAGATTGATTGCGAGTTTAAAAGAAGCTACTACTAAACCAGACTACATTGCCGATCGTGAGCTGATGAAAATGCTTTATGGTAATCACCCCTACGGACTCAGTAGTTTAGGTGAAATTAACACATTAGATAAAATACAACGGAATGATTTGGTTGAATTTTACCGTTCACACTATACCGCCAAAAATGCGGTAATCGCTATGATTGGTGATGTCAGCCGTATTCAGGCAACGACTATTGCGGAAGCGCTGACAGCGAATTTGCCTATAGAGGGGATGCGTGCCGCTTTACCCGCAGTAAAGACTCCTCCTGCGATGGTTAGAAAAATTGCGCATCCAGCCACGCAGAGCCATATTCAGCTTGCTTATCCAGGTTTGCGTCGGAGTGATCCTGACTATTTTCCGCTTCTCGTGGGGAATTATATACTGGGTGGTGGCGGATTTGTCTCACGTTTAATGGAGGAAATTCGCCAAATGCGTGGGCTGGCTTATAGTGTCTATAGCTTCTTCTCCCCATTTAAGGAGCAAGGGCCCTTCGAAATAGGACTACAAACCAAAAAGGAGCAAGCAGAGGAGGCATTGAAACTGACGCAACATGTTTTGGCAAATTTTGTTGCCAAAGGTCCGACAGAAAAAGAGTTAGTCGCAGCTAAACAAAATCTTATTGGTGGTTTTCCATTACGGATCGATAGTAATAAGAAAATCCTGAGCTATTTGTCGATGATTGGATTTTACAATCTGCCATTGACTTATCTTGATGATTATGTAGTGGCTGTTGAGAATGTGACAGCTGAACAAATCAGGAAAGCGTTTCAACAGCGGATTAAACCAGAAGGAATGGTAACGGTTATTGTAGGTGCGATGGAATAA
- the rsmD gene encoding 16S rRNA (guanine(966)-N(2))-methyltransferase RsmD, producing MVLVQGKVRIIGGEWRSRVISFPSCADLRPTPDRVRETLFNWLGQDLNEAICLDLFAGSGVLGFEAASRRAEQVVMVESDFNIIQTLRNSKEKLRATQVQLIQGNALEFIKTADLKRFNIIFLDPPYRLGLLPKLLSLLSSRLIEGAWVYIETSDVFMPDKDWIVWRSGQAGKVCYQLLKRKTNG from the coding sequence ATGGTGCTAGTTCAGGGTAAGGTGCGTATTATTGGCGGCGAATGGCGTAGTCGCGTCATTTCCTTTCCTTCTTGCGCAGATTTGCGTCCAACGCCTGATCGGGTACGAGAAACGTTATTTAACTGGTTAGGGCAAGATTTGAATGAAGCCATTTGCCTTGATCTTTTTGCTGGAAGCGGTGTGCTGGGTTTTGAGGCCGCCTCTCGCAGAGCAGAACAAGTGGTAATGGTCGAATCCGACTTTAATATAATACAGACATTACGGAATTCTAAAGAAAAGTTGCGGGCGACACAGGTACAGTTGATTCAAGGGAATGCACTTGAATTTATCAAGACTGCCGACCTGAAGCGATTTAATATTATTTTTCTTGATCCGCCCTATCGTCTTGGACTATTGCCGAAGTTATTATCACTGCTCTCGTCGCGACTTATTGAAGGTGCATGGGTTTATATTGAGACAAGTGATGTTTTTATGCCGGATAAAGATTGGATCGTATGGCGGAGTGGGCAAGCGGGAAAGGTGTGCTATCAGCTTTTAAAACGGAAAACAAATGGATAA
- the coaD gene encoding pantetheine-phosphate adenylyltransferase, producing the protein MDKAIYPGTFDPITRGHEDVIRRASRLFDQVVVAVAASSGKKPFFTLNERVKMAQQVLSDCPNVTVLAFSGLLMEFLQQQNARIILRGLRAASDFEYEFQMAGMNRGLYPDVETLFMTPSEQYMFISATIVREIALLGGNADKFVHPLVAERLHSRLEK; encoded by the coding sequence ATGGATAAAGCGATTTACCCCGGTACTTTCGACCCGATCACACGTGGACATGAAGACGTCATCCGACGTGCATCGCGTTTATTTGATCAAGTTGTGGTAGCGGTAGCAGCGAGCAGTGGAAAAAAACCATTCTTTACATTGAATGAACGTGTGAAAATGGCACAACAGGTATTGTCGGATTGTCCAAATGTAACGGTATTGGCTTTCTCTGGTTTACTGATGGAATTCTTGCAACAGCAGAATGCCCGTATAATTTTACGTGGTTTGCGCGCTGCATCTGATTTTGAGTATGAATTCCAGATGGCTGGGATGAATCGTGGATTGTATCCTGATGTTGAAACTTTGTTTATGACACCATCCGAACAGTATATGTTTATTTCTGCTACGATTGTACGTGAAATTGCATTATTGGGTGGAAACGCTGATAAGTTTGTGCATCCTTTAGTTGCAGAACGACTACATAGTAGACTGGAAAAATAA
- a CDS encoding YfhL family 4Fe-4S dicluster ferredoxin: MALIITDECINCDVCEPECPNEAISQGEEIYIINPALCTECVGHYDVPQCVEVCPVDCISSDPNMVESKEQLQEKYHALMGKQ; encoded by the coding sequence ATGGCTTTAATCATTACTGATGAATGTATTAATTGTGATGTATGTGAACCGGAATGCCCTAATGAGGCAATTTCACAGGGCGAAGAAATTTATATCATCAATCCTGCTCTTTGTACGGAATGCGTCGGACATTACGATGTACCGCAATGTGTCGAAGTCTGCCCTGTTGATTGTATTAGTAGTGACCCGAATATGGTTGAAAGTAAAGAGCAATTACAAGAGAAGTATCATGCATTGATGGGTAAACAGTAA
- a CDS encoding type IV pilus twitching motility protein PilT, translating into MNIVELLAFVVKNKASDLHLSAGMPPMIRVNGEIRRINLPAMEHKAVHNMVYDIMNDGQRKFYEEHLECDFSFSIPNLARFRVNVFNTQRGAASVMRTIPSKVLSLEDIKAPKIFSEIAKQSRGVVLVTGPTGSGKSTTLAAMINDINENEYAHILTLEDPIEFVHESKKCLINQREVGRDTLSFSNALRSALREDPDIILVGEMRDLETIRLAMTAAETGHLVFGTLHTSSAAKTIDRIIDVFPAEEKEMIRAMLSESLRAVISQALLKTKDGKGRVAAHEIMIGTPAIRNLIREAKVAQMYSTIQTGQNVGMQTLDQNLSSLITRNMITVAEARSKAMNKDNFRA; encoded by the coding sequence ATGAATATAGTTGAACTCCTCGCTTTTGTAGTGAAGAACAAGGCTTCAGATTTGCATTTGTCGGCAGGGATGCCTCCTATGATTCGGGTAAATGGCGAGATCCGGCGGATCAATTTACCGGCAATGGAGCATAAGGCAGTACACAACATGGTGTATGACATTATGAACGATGGCCAGCGCAAATTCTACGAAGAGCATTTGGAATGTGATTTTTCTTTTTCTATTCCTAATCTGGCACGTTTCCGGGTTAATGTATTTAATACGCAGCGGGGTGCTGCCTCGGTAATGCGGACTATTCCATCCAAGGTGCTGAGTTTGGAAGATATTAAGGCACCTAAGATTTTTTCCGAAATAGCTAAGCAATCACGTGGTGTCGTACTGGTAACGGGGCCGACTGGATCGGGAAAATCGACTACGCTGGCCGCCATGATTAATGATATTAATGAAAATGAATATGCTCATATTTTAACGCTAGAGGACCCAATTGAATTTGTGCATGAGAGTAAAAAATGTCTCATTAATCAACGTGAGGTCGGACGGGACACATTGAGTTTTTCGAATGCATTACGCTCAGCGTTGCGCGAAGACCCGGATATTATTCTAGTGGGTGAAATGCGAGATCTGGAAACGATACGTTTAGCGATGACAGCGGCGGAGACAGGCCATTTAGTTTTTGGTACGTTACATACGAGCTCTGCAGCCAAGACAATTGATCGAATTATTGATGTTTTTCCAGCGGAGGAGAAGGAAATGATCCGGGCGATGTTGTCGGAGTCATTGCGTGCGGTTATTTCACAAGCATTATTAAAAACAAAGGATGGTAAAGGTCGGGTAGCTGCACATGAAATCATGATTGGTACGCCAGCTATTCGTAATTTGATTCGTGAGGCAAAAGTGGCGCAGATGTATTCCACTATCCAGACGGGTCAGAATGTGGGAATGCAAACGCTGGACCAGAATCTGAGCAGTTTAATCACTCGAAATATGATTACGGTTGCAGAGGCGCGTAGTAAAGCTATGAATAAAGATAATTTTAGAGCCTAA
- a CDS encoding PilT/PilU family type 4a pilus ATPase, with product MKQEQATKFMFDLLRLMLSKKASDLFITAGFPPALKIDGKMTPVSQQVLTAEHTSELARAIMNDKQVVEFEKTKECNFAINPSDIGRFRVNAFVQQQRVGIVLRTITTQIPEFDSLSLPPVLKDVVMSKRGLIIFVGGTGSGKSTSMAALIGYRNKHSHGHIITIEDPVEFVHEHINCVITQREVGVDTESWEVALKNTLRQAPDVILIGEIRDRETMEHAIAFAETGHLCMGTLHANSANQALDRIVNFFPEERRSQLLMDLSLNMKALVAQRLIPVKDGEGRIAAIEVMLNSPLISDLIFKGHVHEIKQIMKKSREGGMQTFDMALFELYEAGKISYEDALRNADSMNELRLQIKLEGAEAKNNDMNSGIEHLEIT from the coding sequence ATGAAACAAGAGCAGGCAACAAAGTTTATGTTTGACTTGTTACGTTTGATGCTCAGTAAAAAAGCATCAGATCTATTTATTACGGCTGGATTTCCGCCTGCGCTTAAGATTGATGGAAAAATGACACCAGTATCACAGCAGGTGTTAACAGCAGAACATACTTCAGAACTGGCACGTGCCATTATGAATGATAAGCAGGTTGTCGAGTTTGAGAAAACCAAGGAGTGCAATTTTGCAATTAATCCTTCGGATATCGGGCGTTTTCGTGTTAATGCCTTTGTGCAACAACAACGGGTCGGTATTGTGTTACGTACCATTACGACCCAGATTCCAGAATTTGATAGTTTGAGTTTACCACCGGTATTAAAAGATGTCGTGATGAGTAAGCGTGGTCTGATTATTTTTGTTGGAGGCACGGGTTCAGGTAAATCGACATCGATGGCTGCATTGATAGGTTATCGAAACAAACATAGCCACGGCCATATCATTACAATTGAAGATCCGGTGGAATTTGTACATGAGCACATTAATTGCGTAATTACTCAACGAGAGGTGGGTGTTGATACGGAATCTTGGGAGGTAGCTTTGAAAAATACACTTCGCCAGGCCCCGGATGTAATTCTGATTGGAGAAATACGTGATCGTGAAACAATGGAACATGCCATTGCTTTTGCTGAAACAGGGCATTTATGTATGGGAACGTTACATGCAAATAGTGCTAACCAGGCATTGGATCGCATTGTTAACTTTTTTCCAGAAGAACGTCGATCACAGTTGTTGATGGATCTATCGTTGAACATGAAGGCACTGGTTGCTCAGCGTTTAATTCCTGTCAAAGATGGAGAAGGCCGGATAGCGGCGATAGAAGTGATGCTTAACTCGCCATTAATCTCGGATTTGATATTTAAAGGTCATGTGCATGAGATCAAACAAATTATGAAAAAATCACGTGAAGGGGGTATGCAGACTTTTGATATGGCATTATTTGAGCTTTATGAGGCGGGTAAAATCAGTTATGAGGATGCTTTAAGAAATGCAGATTCAATGAATGAACTGCGTTTACAAATTAAACTTGAAGGAGCTGAAGCAAAAAATAACGATATGAATTCCGGTATAGAGCATTTAGAGATTACTTGA
- a CDS encoding ATP synthase subunit I: MPWIKNRPLRIILIWQMLFVIVVAIVLGVWADLRSAVSAVLGGMVSIISSAAFALIVSNHRGYTASGTLRTALRAEAVKIIFTVILLWLVFKWYEDVNALAFVGTFAITVIVYSMALFISDDTKVTQVNK, encoded by the coding sequence ATGCCTTGGATAAAAAATAGGCCGCTGCGAATCATTCTCATTTGGCAAATGTTGTTTGTCATTGTTGTAGCGATTGTATTGGGAGTGTGGGCAGACTTACGTAGTGCGGTGTCCGCTGTATTGGGAGGAATGGTTAGCATTATATCTTCCGCAGCTTTTGCGTTAATTGTCTCGAATCATCGCGGCTATACTGCAAGCGGAACATTGAGAACGGCTTTGAGGGCTGAAGCGGTCAAAATAATTTTTACGGTTATTTTGCTTTGGCTGGTATTTAAGTGGTATGAGGATGTTAATGCTCTTGCATTTGTAGGTACATTTGCCATAACTGTAATTGTATACAGTATGGCTTTGTTTATATCGGATGATACGAAAGTTACACAGGTTAACAAATAG
- the atpB gene encoding F0F1 ATP synthase subunit A: protein MASENELTPTSYINHHLTNLTTQVGEGGFWTLHVDTLVTSLILGVMSFGFLWLVVRKATPGVPSKRQAFVELAIEFIDNEVKSSFHGNRHVFVAPTALTIFVWVLMMNAMDILPIDIMAWVYEHAFGLHNWRTVPTTDVNTTFALALSIWLLMIFFSIKVKGLGGWIHELCCTPFGSNPLLWILNLLFNFIEYVSKPLSHSLRLFGNIYAGEIIFLLLGMWAATGVAGTLFGAILGAGWAIFHILIVALQAFIFMMLAVVYISMAHESH from the coding sequence ATGGCATCAGAAAACGAACTTACACCAACATCATATATTAACCATCATCTTACAAACTTGACTACTCAAGTAGGTGAGGGTGGATTCTGGACTTTGCATGTTGATACATTGGTAACATCACTAATACTTGGAGTCATGAGCTTTGGGTTTTTATGGCTAGTAGTGCGTAAAGCCACACCCGGTGTGCCAAGTAAGCGTCAGGCATTCGTAGAGTTGGCCATTGAATTCATCGATAATGAGGTTAAGAGCAGCTTTCATGGTAATCGCCATGTGTTTGTGGCACCGACGGCGCTGACAATATTCGTGTGGGTACTGATGATGAACGCAATGGATATATTACCCATTGATATTATGGCGTGGGTATATGAACATGCATTCGGATTGCATAATTGGCGAACAGTACCGACTACCGATGTAAATACAACATTTGCATTAGCTTTGTCGATATGGCTGTTAATGATATTTTTCAGTATTAAAGTTAAAGGCTTGGGAGGGTGGATACATGAGCTTTGCTGTACTCCATTCGGGAGTAACCCGCTACTTTGGATACTTAATTTATTATTTAATTTTATCGAATATGTATCGAAGCCACTTTCGCATTCCTTGCGGCTTTTCGGAAATATCTACGCGGGTGAAATTATCTTCTTGTTACTGGGTATGTGGGCAGCAACAGGTGTAGCTGGCACACTATTTGGTGCAATTTTGGGTGCAGGTTGGGCAATATTTCATATTCTGATTGTTGCTTTACAGGCATTTATTTTCATGATGTTGGCGGTAGTATATATTTCAATGGCGCATGAGTCGCATTAG
- the atpE gene encoding F0F1 ATP synthase subunit C: MDNLQYLAMIQAYTGIGIGLMIGLGAAGACIGVGVMCSRFLEGAARQPEMIPTLQGKVFLLLGLTDASFIIAVGLAMLFAFGNPLLAVIQ; encoded by the coding sequence ATGGATAATTTGCAGTATTTGGCAATGATTCAAGCTTACACTGGAATTGGTATCGGTTTGATGATCGGTCTTGGTGCGGCAGGTGCGTGTATTGGCGTGGGTGTAATGTGTAGCCGCTTTCTTGAAGGTGCTGCGCGCCAGCCAGAAATGATTCCAACGTTGCAAGGTAAAGTATTTCTGTTGCTTGGTCTGACTGATGCATCTTTTATTATTGCTGTTGGTCTGGCAATGCTGTTTGCGTTTGGGAATCCATTGCTGGCAGTTATTCAGTAA
- a CDS encoding F0F1 ATP synthase subunit B has protein sequence MNINFTLISQAIAFSIFIWFTVKFVWPPLLRAIEERQKNIADGLAAGERGRHELELASRRSSDVLKDAKQHAAEIITQAEKRASEIVEEAKNSAKEEGERILVGARAEIEHEIFSAKEELRQDVANLAVAGAAKILRREIDAKAHADLLSSIEKELK, from the coding sequence ATGAATATTAACTTTACTCTTATTTCGCAGGCGATAGCCTTTTCAATCTTTATTTGGTTTACAGTCAAATTTGTCTGGCCACCATTGCTGCGTGCGATTGAGGAGCGGCAGAAAAATATTGCTGATGGGCTGGCCGCAGGCGAGCGTGGCAGACATGAATTGGAGCTAGCCAGCCGGCGTTCCTCTGATGTATTAAAAGATGCCAAACAGCATGCGGCAGAAATAATTACTCAAGCAGAAAAACGTGCATCTGAAATAGTTGAGGAAGCAAAAAATTCAGCCAAAGAAGAAGGAGAGCGTATCCTTGTTGGTGCAAGGGCTGAAATCGAGCATGAGATATTTAGTGCTAAAGAAGAGCTGCGTCAGGATGTTGCGAATTTAGCTGTTGCGGGCGCGGCTAAAATACTGCGCCGTGAAATAGACGCAAAAGCGCACGCAGATCTGCTCTCCTCAATTGAAAAAGAATTGAAATAA
- a CDS encoding F0F1 ATP synthase subunit delta — translation MAEVITIARPYADAVFKSAMASGTLSIWSDMLRLLAAITEDNRIKQLIDNPIVSAKQLKELFLDICGDRLNDKGRNLILLLIENNRVEILSHISILFEQLKAAHEGVLEAKIVSAFAISDNQLNQLVAGLERKFKRKIEVKVSVDPELIGGVKVEIGDEILDASVRGKLETMAIALKS, via the coding sequence ATGGCCGAAGTAATTACTATTGCAAGACCATATGCTGATGCAGTATTCAAATCGGCGATGGCAAGCGGAACATTGTCCATATGGTCGGATATGCTGCGATTGTTGGCAGCTATAACTGAAGATAATCGCATTAAACAACTGATTGACAATCCGATAGTTTCTGCCAAACAGCTAAAAGAGTTATTTTTGGATATATGTGGCGATAGGCTTAATGACAAAGGTCGTAATCTAATATTGCTTTTAATTGAAAATAATCGAGTAGAGATTCTTTCTCACATCAGTATATTATTTGAGCAGTTGAAAGCGGCGCATGAGGGTGTTCTCGAAGCAAAAATTGTTTCCGCATTTGCTATTAGCGATAACCAGTTGAATCAATTAGTGGCGGGTCTTGAAAGAAAGTTTAAGCGTAAAATAGAAGTTAAAGTGAGTGTTGATCCAGAATTAATAGGTGGGGTAAAAGTAGAAATCGGCGACGAAATTCTCGATGCCTCAGTTCGCGGTAAACTAGAAACCATGGCTATTGCCCTTAAAAGCTAG
- the atpA gene encoding F0F1 ATP synthase subunit alpha: MQLNPSEISELIKNRIEGLAVTSEVRTQGTIVSVTDGIVRIHGLSDVMQGEMLEFPGNTYGLALNLERDSVGAVIMGSYEHISEGDTVKCTGRILEVPVGEGLLGRVVNALGQPIDGKGPVTSQGSEPIEKIAPGVIWRQSVDQPVQTGLKSVDAMVPVGRGQRELIIGDRQTGKTAVAIDAIINQKGQNMVCIYVAIGQKASSIANVVRKLEEHGAMEYTIVVAATASESAAMQFIAPYSGCTMGEYFRDKGEDALIIYDDLTKQAWAYRQISLLLRRPPGREAYPGDVFYLHSRLLERAARVSVAYVEKATNGAVKGKTGSLTALPIIETQAGDVTAFVPTNVISITDGQIFLETDLFNAGIRPAINAGVSVSRVGGAAQTKVIKKLGGGIRLALAQYRELAAFAQFASDLDETTRKQLERGKMATELMKQPQYATLSVSEMAVTLFSVNKGYFDDVEVSRALAFESALKSFIRGQYSAILDKIEKSKELDADTEKELDAAIQQFKKNGTY, encoded by the coding sequence ATGCAGTTAAATCCATCCGAAATCAGCGAACTGATTAAAAACAGGATTGAAGGATTAGCCGTTACATCGGAAGTTCGTACGCAAGGAACCATTGTTTCTGTGACTGACGGAATTGTGCGTATACACGGCTTGTCTGATGTGATGCAAGGCGAGATGCTGGAGTTTCCTGGGAATACATATGGTCTGGCACTTAACCTTGAGCGTGATTCTGTTGGTGCGGTTATTATGGGATCATATGAGCATATCTCCGAAGGAGACACCGTAAAGTGCACGGGTCGTATTCTGGAAGTACCTGTAGGCGAGGGACTTCTCGGTCGTGTTGTGAATGCGTTGGGACAGCCAATAGATGGCAAAGGTCCGGTGACTTCACAGGGTTCTGAGCCAATTGAGAAAATTGCCCCCGGTGTTATTTGGCGTCAATCCGTCGATCAGCCAGTACAAACGGGCTTGAAATCTGTTGATGCGATGGTGCCTGTCGGTCGAGGGCAGCGCGAATTGATCATTGGTGATCGCCAGACGGGAAAAACAGCGGTAGCCATTGACGCGATTATTAATCAGAAAGGCCAGAATATGGTATGTATCTACGTTGCGATAGGGCAGAAAGCCTCGTCTATCGCAAACGTGGTACGTAAACTAGAAGAGCACGGGGCAATGGAATATACCATTGTTGTTGCTGCTACAGCATCGGAATCTGCGGCAATGCAATTTATTGCGCCCTATTCTGGATGTACTATGGGTGAATATTTCCGGGATAAAGGAGAAGATGCCCTCATTATTTATGATGATCTGACTAAGCAAGCTTGGGCATATCGACAAATTTCTCTTTTACTGCGTCGCCCGCCCGGTCGTGAAGCCTACCCGGGTGATGTATTTTATCTGCATTCACGATTGTTAGAACGGGCTGCGCGTGTCAGTGTTGCTTATGTAGAAAAGGCGACTAATGGGGCTGTAAAAGGTAAAACAGGCTCATTAACGGCTTTGCCCATTATTGAAACACAAGCGGGTGACGTTACTGCTTTTGTGCCAACTAATGTGATTTCCATTACTGATGGACAGATATTCCTGGAAACGGATTTGTTTAATGCGGGTATTCGTCCTGCTATTAATGCGGGTGTTTCGGTCTCTCGGGTTGGTGGAGCTGCACAAACAAAGGTCATTAAGAAATTGGGTGGTGGTATACGATTAGCTTTGGCGCAATATCGTGAACTGGCTGCATTTGCGCAGTTTGCATCTGACCTGGATGAGACAACACGTAAACAGCTTGAGCGCGGAAAAATGGCAACGGAGTTAATGAAGCAACCACAATACGCAACTCTTAGTGTATCGGAAATGGCAGTAACACTATTTTCAGTCAATAAGGGCTATTTTGACGATGTTGAGGTGAGTCGCGCATTAGCGTTTGAATCTGCTTTGAAGAGTTTTATACGTGGGCAATATAGTGCGATTCTGGATAAAATCGAGAAGAGCAAAGAACTGGATGCTGATACCGAGAAAGAACTCGATGCAGCAATTCAACAATTCAAGAAAAATGGAACGTACTAA
- the atpG gene encoding F0F1 ATP synthase subunit gamma — protein MAGSREIRNKIKSVKNTQKITRAMEMVAASKMRKAQDRMKKARPYGEKIRNVAAHMSRANTEYRHPFLIERNTVKRIGIIVVTSDKGLCGGLNTNILRRALKEIKAWEAQGEQIEVCCVGNKGLGFMSRIRANVISQVVSLGDAPDMERLIGAVKVVLDSYTQDHFDRVYIFYNRFINTMKQEPVMEQLLPLSDERIQGNKEDSSNRSTTWDYIYEPEAKPVIDDIMVRYVEALIYQAVTENMSSEQSARMVAMKAASDNAGSVIDELTLIYNKSRQAAITKELSEIVGGAAAV, from the coding sequence ATGGCTGGCAGCAGGGAAATACGTAACAAAATAAAAAGTGTTAAGAATACGCAGAAGATTACGCGGGCTATGGAAATGGTTGCCGCATCTAAAATGCGTAAAGCACAGGATCGAATGAAAAAAGCACGTCCTTATGGCGAGAAGATACGTAATGTTGCTGCGCATATGAGCCGTGCCAATACTGAATATCGACATCCTTTCTTAATTGAGCGTAATACGGTGAAGCGCATTGGCATCATTGTCGTGACTTCCGATAAAGGTTTATGTGGCGGACTGAATACTAATATTTTGCGCAGGGCTTTGAAGGAAATAAAAGCGTGGGAAGCACAGGGTGAGCAGATTGAGGTTTGTTGCGTTGGTAATAAAGGTTTAGGCTTCATGAGCCGGATCAGAGCCAATGTTATCTCTCAGGTTGTGAGTTTGGGAGATGCGCCTGATATGGAAAGATTGATTGGAGCAGTAAAGGTTGTTCTGGATAGCTATACTCAGGATCATTTTGATCGTGTTTATATATTCTATAATCGATTCATAAATACAATGAAGCAAGAGCCGGTTATGGAGCAACTGCTTCCACTTTCAGATGAACGTATCCAAGGTAACAAGGAAGATAGCAGTAATAGAAGCACAACCTGGGACTATATATATGAGCCTGAGGCCAAACCGGTTATTGACGATATTATGGTGCGATACGTTGAGGCATTAATCTACCAGGCGGTGACTGAGAATATGTCATCTGAGCAATCTGCAAGAATGGTAGCTATGAAAGCTGCATCGGATAATGCTGGCAGTGTTATTGACGAATTAACGCTGATTTATAATAAGTCTCGACAGGCTGCAATTACTAAAGAATTGTCAGAGATTGTCGGTGGCGCAGCAGCTGTTTAA